Proteins encoded by one window of Porphyromonas vaginalis:
- the hutH gene encoding histidine ammonia-lyase yields MSARKSFAIGSEQLTIELCREYLENHFELTLSPEAIKRIEHCRNYLDRKVEEVDKPIYGVTTGFGSLCNRTISPDQLTKLQENIVKSHACSCGDEVAEPIIRLMLLLKAHALQIGNSGVQVETVQRIVDMLNADVLPVVYDRGSLGASGDLAPLANLFLPLIGYGEVRYKGEKLPSCEVLGKFGWEPIKLKSKEGLALLNGTQFMSSHGVYALIQAERLKLAADWCAALSLEAFAGLDAPYDDRLHQIRPHQGQIQVAAHMRELLKGSEMIAKPKPQVQDPYSFRCVPQVHGASRDAIAYVRSVVETEINSVTDNPTVFPDDDMVVSGGNFHGQPLAIVYDFLAIALAELGNISERRVAQLILGLRDLPEFLVANPGLNSGFMIPQYAAAAMVSQNKMYCHSAASDSIVSSNGQEDHVSMGANAATKLMPLIANLYRLFGIELLNAAQAIEFRRPMKTSERLEGFLATFRKVCPRVEDDVVMYEQMNKAEELIKTFPFE; encoded by the coding sequence ATGTCAGCACGCAAATCATTCGCCATCGGTAGCGAGCAGCTCACTATCGAGCTATGCCGAGAGTATCTAGAGAACCACTTCGAGCTAACCCTCTCACCAGAGGCTATCAAGCGTATTGAGCACTGCCGCAACTACCTAGACCGCAAGGTCGAGGAGGTCGACAAGCCCATATACGGTGTCACCACGGGCTTCGGCTCACTCTGTAACCGCACCATCTCGCCTGATCAGCTCACCAAGCTTCAGGAAAACATCGTCAAGAGCCACGCTTGTAGTTGTGGCGACGAGGTCGCAGAGCCCATCATTCGCCTCATGCTCCTTCTGAAGGCTCATGCCCTGCAGATCGGCAATAGTGGTGTACAGGTAGAGACCGTACAGCGCATCGTTGACATGCTCAATGCGGATGTCCTACCCGTCGTCTATGACCGCGGTTCGCTAGGTGCTTCAGGTGACTTAGCTCCTCTGGCTAACCTTTTCCTACCGCTCATTGGTTACGGTGAGGTACGCTACAAGGGCGAGAAGCTTCCCTCCTGCGAGGTCCTCGGCAAGTTTGGCTGGGAGCCCATCAAGCTCAAGAGCAAAGAGGGTCTAGCCCTGCTCAATGGTACTCAGTTCATGAGCTCACACGGTGTCTACGCCCTCATACAGGCAGAGCGCCTCAAGCTAGCTGCCGACTGGTGCGCAGCTCTCTCACTAGAGGCTTTCGCCGGACTAGACGCACCCTATGATGATCGTCTGCACCAGATACGTCCACACCAGGGACAGATACAGGTTGCAGCCCACATGCGTGAGCTACTCAAGGGTAGTGAGATGATCGCTAAGCCCAAGCCCCAGGTACAGGATCCATACAGCTTCCGCTGTGTGCCCCAGGTACACGGAGCTTCGCGTGATGCCATCGCTTACGTGCGTAGTGTCGTAGAGACTGAGATCAACTCTGTTACGGACAATCCAACTGTCTTCCCCGATGACGATATGGTCGTCTCAGGCGGTAACTTCCATGGCCAGCCTCTAGCCATCGTCTACGACTTCCTCGCTATAGCGCTCGCTGAGCTAGGCAATATCTCAGAGCGTCGTGTCGCACAGCTCATCCTCGGGCTACGCGACCTGCCTGAGTTCCTCGTGGCCAATCCTGGACTCAACAGTGGCTTCATGATCCCGCAGTATGCCGCAGCTGCTATGGTCAGCCAAAACAAGATGTACTGCCACTCAGCAGCTAGCGATAGTATCGTCTCCAGCAATGGTCAGGAGGATCACGTCTCTATGGGCGCTAACGCAGCGACGAAGCTTATGCCACTCATCGCCAACCTCTATCGTCTCTTCGGTATCGAGCTACTCAATGCCGCTCAGGCTATCGAGTTCCGTCGTCCTATGAAGACCTCGGAGCGTCTCGAGGGCTTCCTCGCTACCTTCCGCAAGGTCTGCCCTCGTGTCGAGGATGACGTCGTCATGTACGAGCAGATGAACAAGGCTGAGGAGCTCATCAAGACCTTCCCCTTTGAATAA
- a CDS encoding cyclodeaminase/cyclohydrolase family protein, producing the protein MNNSLTDLTVKGLLDVTAGKDPVPGGGSISALCGSIAAALTEMVAGLTIGKKKYAEVEEQMKQLAERVQQIRQQLILDVDRDSEAYNVVFAAFQMPKETDEEKAARSAQIQEATKIAANVPMEVARRVYSLLSDIEEVVSNGNQNAVTDGCVAMMSARNAIIGALFNVRINLTSIKDEQFVADMTAEADRLEREVIEREAKVIEYTKEACK; encoded by the coding sequence ATGAATAATAGTCTAACAGACTTGACCGTCAAGGGGCTTCTTGACGTCACCGCAGGCAAAGATCCTGTACCTGGAGGTGGTAGCATCTCAGCACTTTGTGGTTCCATTGCAGCAGCTCTCACGGAGATGGTAGCAGGTCTCACCATTGGCAAGAAAAAGTATGCCGAGGTCGAGGAGCAGATGAAGCAGCTCGCCGAGCGTGTGCAGCAGATCCGTCAGCAATTGATCCTCGATGTAGATCGTGATAGCGAGGCTTACAATGTTGTCTTTGCTGCCTTCCAAATGCCTAAAGAGACTGACGAAGAGAAGGCTGCACGCTCTGCCCAGATCCAAGAGGCTACCAAGATTGCTGCCAACGTACCTATGGAGGTCGCTCGCCGTGTCTACAGCCTGCTCAGCGATATCGAGGAGGTTGTCTCCAACGGTAACCAAAACGCCGTCACCGATGGCTGTGTCGCTATGATGTCCGCACGTAATGCGATCATCGGGGCACTCTTTAACGTACGCATCAACCTGACCTCCATCAAGGACGAGCAATTTGTCGCAGACATGACCGCAGAGGCTGATCGTCTCGAGCGTGAGGTGATCGAACGTGAGGCTAAGGTCATAGAGTATACTAAGGAAGCTTGCAAATAG